The Amycolatopsis umgeniensis DNA segment TCTTCCCGTCCCTCTCGTCGTGACGCGCCCGCGTGACGATGTCGACCGTCCCGGCGGGAGGCGCGGCGAAGGGGAGGGCGCGCGACTTGTCGTCGAGCCGGACGTACCCGCGGTCCACCAGCACGACCGTGCCTTCGACGGTCCGGAACGGTGTCAGCACCTCGAAGGCCGCTTCGCCCTGTACGGAGCGCAGACGGGCCACGACCTCGCCCTCGGGCAGGTACGTGCCCTTCATCGCGACCAGGTGCCATTCGGTGCGCTGATCAGGGGCGGCTCCACCGGGAAGCAGCTGGTCCAGCGACCTCGGCTGACCGGAGAACGACTCCCGCAGCGCCGCGTTCTGATGTTCGCGCTCGTTGTCACGGGAGAACTGCCACGGCGCCAGCAGGGTGAAGCAGCACACGGCGAAGGTGAACACCACCAACGTCAAGGCCAGCCACCCGGGCTTCAGCAGGAACTTCAACCGCACCCCACCACGGTAAGCGGTCCGCCTCAGGCGTGTGCGCGCACCCAGTCGAGCAGGCCCGGAACGGACCGCTCGATCATGCCGAGGACGTCCTCGAAACCGTCGTCCTCGCCGTAGTACGGGTCCGGCACCTCGGCGCCTTCGGGCGCGGACGGGTCGAACTCGCGCAGCAGCCGGACCTTCGACGGATCCGACACCTTGCGCCGGAGGAACGACAGATGACTCTCGTCCGCCGCGAGCAGCAGGTCGGCGGCCAGATGCCCGCGGTCGACCTCGGCCGCGACGTGACCGGTCGGGTAACCGTGCTCGGCCAGCTTCGCGCGGGCCCGCTTGTCGGCGGCCTCGCCGACGTGCCAGCCGCCGGTGCCCGCGCTGGACACCTGGACGAGATGATCGAGACCGGACTCCTCGACCTTCGTGCGGAAGACGAGCTCGGCCATCGGTGAGCGGC contains these protein-coding regions:
- a CDS encoding low molecular weight protein-tyrosine-phosphatase — protein: MLHIVFVCSGNICRSPMAELVFRTKVEESGLDHLVQVSSAGTGGWHVGEAADKRARAKLAEHGYPTGHVAAEVDRGHLAADLLLAADESHLSFLRRKVSDPSKVRLLREFDPSAPEGAEVPDPYYGEDDGFEDVLGMIERSVPGLLDWVRAHA
- a CDS encoding SURF1 family cytochrome oxidase biogenesis protein, which encodes MRLKFLLKPGWLALTLVVFTFAVCCFTLLAPWQFSRDNEREHQNAALRESFSGQPRSLDQLLPGGAAPDQRTEWHLVAMKGTYLPEGEVVARLRSVQGEAAFEVLTPFRTVEGTVVLVDRGYVRLDDKSRALPFAAPPAGTVDIVTRARHDERDGKNRDAFADDSTGGQLQSYVVDSQVVARAAKLDIRPGYFQLDQNQPGVLGALPLPQTDAGPFFSYALQWIAFGAMALMGWLYFTVRELKPGGALTTQRPQRRKSVAEMLAEDEHSEVAT